A region from the Bacteroidota bacterium genome encodes:
- a CDS encoding T9SS type A sorting domain-containing protein, producing the protein MKQLPFLRLLFFISFYHICIDTKAQAPEILWEHGYGGNEDDRAEKVIETPDGGFLSVGYSNSTNGDIEITHGLNEFLVVKSDVDGNFEWSKNYGGSNGEYCYGACIGLNGGYVLTGQTNSIDGDINFNHGVYDCWVVKIDSVGNIEWEKTFGGSMDDASFDIIQTSDGNYLLNAGTASHDGDITELHGIDKADFWLVKLNPEGDILWEKTYGSTSDEVSYSIIETRNGDFVAAGFTTGNDGDVSGFHGWFDYWVIRVDNEGNLIWQKALGGSDVDKAYSVVEKSDHGFLIAGETYSDDGMVTDNHGDEDVWVVALDSAGNFQWQRAYGGEGSEMARSITQYNENAYIFAGASNYVDGDVSEFYGITDYWVVAIDSLGELLWEKNYGGTDYDIPQSIIKTSLNDIVITGASSSIDIDVTETYASNNFWTVYLDYCAHTFYLDNDGDGFGDLAFDTLVCALPAGFADNALDCDDTNENIYPGAVDICNAIDDNCNGEIDEDAMFTPYFADADADNYGNADVDSLACILPEGFELNNTDCDDTNPDIYPGAEEILNGLDDNCDGFIDEGLALENINNLNITIYPNPTFNILNINYTGAPLDYIIYSVFGNIIYTQTAISKPTQINTTAFAAGIYILQFMNAEGEYYSVAFTKE; encoded by the coding sequence ATGAAACAATTGCCGTTCCTTAGATTGCTGTTTTTTATCTCCTTCTATCACATTTGTATAGACACAAAAGCACAGGCACCTGAAATTTTATGGGAGCACGGTTATGGTGGAAATGAAGATGACAGAGCAGAAAAAGTAATTGAAACACCTGATGGTGGTTTTTTAAGCGTGGGGTATTCAAATTCTACTAATGGTGATATAGAAATTACGCATGGTTTAAATGAATTTTTAGTAGTTAAATCGGATGTGGACGGCAATTTTGAATGGAGTAAAAATTATGGAGGAAGTAATGGAGAATATTGTTATGGGGCATGCATTGGTCTAAATGGCGGATATGTTTTAACAGGACAAACAAATTCTATAGATGGAGATATTAACTTTAATCATGGTGTTTATGACTGTTGGGTGGTAAAAATTGACAGTGTTGGTAATATTGAATGGGAGAAAACTTTCGGTGGAAGCATGGATGATGCGAGTTTTGATATCATACAAACCTCAGATGGCAATTATTTGCTTAATGCCGGAACAGCATCTCATGATGGTGATATAACTGAACTGCATGGTATTGACAAGGCGGATTTTTGGCTTGTTAAACTCAATCCTGAAGGAGATATTTTATGGGAAAAAACGTATGGCTCTACTTCAGATGAAGTCTCTTACTCTATTATTGAAACCCGAAATGGAGATTTTGTAGCTGCCGGTTTTACCACAGGAAATGATGGTGATGTGAGTGGCTTTCATGGGTGGTTTGATTATTGGGTAATTCGCGTAGATAACGAAGGTAATTTGATATGGCAAAAAGCCTTAGGTGGTTCTGATGTGGACAAGGCATATTCTGTAGTTGAAAAATCGGACCATGGTTTTTTAATTGCAGGCGAAACTTATTCCGATGATGGCATGGTTACAGATAACCACGGGGATGAAGATGTTTGGGTAGTTGCCTTGGATAGCGCCGGTAATTTTCAATGGCAAAGAGCCTATGGCGGTGAAGGGAGTGAGATGGCCCGTTCTATTACGCAATACAATGAAAATGCTTACATTTTTGCCGGTGCATCCAACTATGTTGACGGAGATGTATCAGAATTTTACGGTATTACCGATTATTGGGTTGTAGCAATAGATAGTTTGGGAGAATTATTATGGGAAAAAAATTATGGCGGCACCGATTATGATATACCGCAATCTATAATAAAAACCTCCCTAAATGATATTGTAATTACAGGTGCTTCAAGTTCAATTGATATAGATGTTACCGAAACATACGCAAGCAATAATTTCTGGACAGTTTATTTAGATTATTGTGCTCATACTTTTTATTTAGATAATGATGGGGATGGTTTTGGGGATTTGGCTTTTGATACGCTTGTGTGTGCCTTACCGGCCGGTTTTGCTGATAACGCTTTAGATTGTGATGATACCAACGAAAATATCTATCCCGGAGCTGTAGATATTTGTAATGCCATAGATGACAACTGCAATGGAGAAATAGATGAAGATGCAATGTTCACTCCCTATTTTGCTGATGCTGATGCCGATAATTACGGCAATGCAGATGTGGATTCTTTGGCCTGTATACTGCCTGAAGGGTTTGAATTAAATAACACAGATTGTGATGATACAAACCCCGATATTTATCCCGGTGCAGAAGAAATATTGAATGGATTAGACGATAATTGTGATGGTTTTATAGATGAAGGTTTAGCATTAGAAAACATCAATAATTTAAACATCACCATTTATCCAAATCCCACATTTAATATTTTAAATATTAATTACACAGGCGCTCCTCTCGATTATATTATCTATTCGGTTTTTGGCAATATTATTTACACGCAAACCGCAATTTCAAAACCAACACAAATAAATACTACTGCATTTGCTGCCGGTATTTATATTTTGCAGTTTATGAATGCGGAAGGGGAATATTATTCTGTTGCGTTTACGAAGGAATAA
- a CDS encoding T9SS type A sorting domain-containing protein, whose product MKQLPFLRLLFFISFFHFCIDTKAQAPEILWEHGYGGNNDDRAEKVIETPDGGFLTVGYSNSTDGDIEITHGLNEFLVVKSDVAGNLEWSKNFGGSNGDYGYGVCNGLNGGYVLVGKTNSIDGDINFYHGDYDCWVIKIDSVGNIEWEHTYGGSYTEGASDIIQTSDGNYLLGASVWSSDGDISALHGIDAGDFWLVKLSPDGDILWEKTFGSTETEQLNSIIETRNGDFVAAGYTTGNDGDVSGFHGWLDYWVIRVDNEGNLIWQKALGGTDVDEAYSVVEKPDHGFLIAGGSYSDDGMVTDNHGDEDVWVVALDSAGNFQWQRAYGGEGSEMARSITQYNENAYIFAGASNYVDGDVSEFYGITDYWVVAIDSLGELLWEKNYGGTDYDIPQSIIKTSLNDIVITGASSSIDIDVTETYASNNFWTVYLDYCAHTFYLDNDGDGFGDLAFDTLVCALPAGFADNALDCDDNNENIYPGAVDICNAIDDNCNGEIDEDATFTLYFADADADNYGNAEVDSLACTLPEGFVLNNTDCDDTNPDIYPGAEEILNGLDDNCDGFIDEGLALENINNLNITIYPNPTFNMLNINYTGAPLDYIIYSVFGNIIYAQTAISKPTQINTTAFAAGIYILQFMNAEGEYYSVAFTKE is encoded by the coding sequence ATGAAACAATTGCCGTTCCTTAGATTGCTGTTTTTTATCTCCTTCTTTCACTTTTGTATAGACACAAAAGCACAGGCACCTGAAATTTTATGGGAGCACGGTTATGGAGGAAATAATGATGATAGAGCAGAAAAGGTAATTGAAACACCTGATGGTGGTTTTTTAACCGTGGGGTATTCAAATTCTACTGATGGTGATATAGAAATTACACATGGTTTAAATGAATTTTTAGTAGTTAAATCTGATGTTGCCGGTAATTTGGAATGGAGTAAAAATTTTGGAGGAAGTAATGGAGATTATGGTTACGGGGTATGCAATGGACTAAATGGCGGATATGTTTTGGTTGGCAAAACTAATTCAATAGATGGGGACATTAATTTTTATCATGGCGATTATGATTGTTGGGTGATAAAAATTGACAGTGTTGGTAATATTGAATGGGAGCACACCTACGGTGGCAGTTATACAGAAGGGGCTTCGGATATTATACAAACTTCTGATGGCAATTATTTATTAGGTGCAAGTGTGTGGTCTTCAGATGGCGATATTAGTGCACTTCATGGCATTGATGCAGGTGACTTTTGGCTTGTTAAATTAAGTCCTGACGGGGATATCCTGTGGGAAAAAACATTTGGCTCAACAGAAACTGAACAACTCAATTCTATTATTGAAACCCGAAATGGAGATTTTGTAGCTGCCGGTTATACCACAGGAAATGATGGTGATGTGAGTGGCTTTCATGGGTGGTTAGATTATTGGGTAATTCGCGTAGATAACGAAGGTAATTTGATATGGCAAAAAGCCTTAGGTGGTACTGATGTGGACGAGGCATATTCTGTAGTTGAAAAACCGGATCATGGATTTTTAATTGCAGGAGGAAGTTATTCCGATGATGGCATGGTTACAGATAACCACGGGGATGAAGATGTTTGGGTAGTTGCCTTGGATAGCGCCGGTAATTTTCAATGGCAAAGAGCCTATGGCGGTGAAGGGAGTGAGATGGCCCGTTCTATTACGCAATACAATGAAAATGCTTACATTTTTGCCGGTGCATCCAACTATGTTGACGGAGATGTATCAGAATTTTACGGTATTACCGATTATTGGGTTGTAGCAATAGATAGTTTGGGAGAATTATTATGGGAAAAAAATTATGGCGGCACCGATTATGATATACCGCAATCTATAATAAAAACCTCCCTAAATGATATTGTAATTACAGGTGCTTCAAGTTCAATTGATATAGATGTTACCGAAACATACGCAAGCAATAATTTCTGGACAGTTTATTTAGATTATTGTGCTCATACTTTTTATTTGGATAATGATGGGGATGGTTTTGGAGATTTGGCTTTTGATACGCTTGTGTGTGCCTTGCCGGCCGGTTTTGCTGATAACGCTTTAGATTGTGATGATAACAATGAAAATATCTATCCCGGAGCTGTAGATATTTGTAATGCCATAGATGACAACTGCAATGGAGAAATAGATGAAGATGCAACTTTCACTCTCTATTTTGCTGATGCTGATGCCGATAATTACGGCAATGCAGAGGTGGATTCTTTGGCCTGTACACTACCTGAAGGGTTTGTATTAAATAACACAGATTGTGATGATACAAACCCCGATATTTATCCAGGCGCAGAAGAAATATTGAATGGATTAGACGATAATTGTGATGGTTTTATAGATGAAGGTTTAGCATTAGAAAACATCAATAATTTAAACATCACCATTTATCCAAATCCCACATTTAATATGTTAAATATTAATTACACAGGCGCTCCTCTCGATTATATTATCTATTCGGTTTTTGGCAATATTATTTACGCGCAAACCGCAATTTCAAAACCAACACAAATAAATACTACTGCATTTGCTGCCGGTATTTATATTTTGCAGTTTATGAATGCGGAAGGGGAATATTATTCTGTTGCGTTTACGAAGGAATAA
- the cysN gene encoding sulfate adenylyltransferase subunit CysN: MEHLVNDNGTFDNHGYLNMELLRFTTAGSVDDGKSTLIGRLLYDSKSIFVDQMEAIEKSSKQRGEEYVNLALLTDGLKAEREQGITIDVAYRYFATPKRKFIIADTPGHIQYTRNMVTGASTANLAIILVDARHGVVEQTYRHSFIASLLQIPHIVICINKMDLVDYDKEKYDEVVEQFRHFASKLDVQDVRFIPISALFGDNVVDRSKNMPWYEGPTLLYTLETVHIGSDHNLIDCRFPVQSVIRPMSNEYHDYRGFAGRVVGGVFKPGDEVMHLPSGLTSKIAAIKTIDGDMEEAFPPESVTLILEDDIDISRGDMIVRENNVPKIGQEIDIMLCWMDDKKPLQLNGKYAIKHTTRDARCVVKEILYKVDVNTLHRIQDVDSLSLNEIGRVKLRTTVPLFYDEYRRNRNTGSIIIIDEGTNSTVGAGMIIE, from the coding sequence ATGGAACATTTAGTTAACGATAACGGAACATTCGACAACCATGGTTACTTAAACATGGAATTATTGCGCTTTACAACTGCTGGATCGGTAGATGATGGTAAATCAACTTTGATCGGAAGATTATTATACGATTCAAAATCCATTTTTGTTGATCAAATGGAAGCCATAGAAAAATCATCAAAACAAAGAGGCGAAGAATATGTAAATCTCGCTTTACTTACCGATGGTTTAAAAGCAGAACGCGAACAGGGAATTACCATTGATGTTGCTTACCGTTATTTCGCAACACCAAAAAGAAAATTCATTATTGCAGATACACCGGGTCATATTCAATACACCAGAAATATGGTTACAGGTGCATCCACTGCAAACCTAGCTATTATATTGGTAGATGCACGTCACGGTGTTGTGGAACAAACTTATCGTCATTCATTTATTGCGTCATTATTGCAAATTCCTCACATCGTTATTTGTATCAATAAAATGGATCTTGTTGATTATGATAAAGAAAAATACGATGAAGTAGTAGAACAATTTCGTCATTTTGCATCTAAATTAGATGTGCAGGATGTGCGTTTTATTCCAATCAGCGCATTGTTTGGAGATAACGTTGTTGATCGCAGTAAAAATATGCCTTGGTATGAAGGGCCAACCTTATTATATACCTTAGAAACAGTTCACATCGGTTCCGATCATAATTTAATTGATTGCCGTTTTCCGGTTCAATCTGTTATCAGACCTATGAGTAACGAATATCACGATTACCGCGGTTTCGCAGGAAGAGTTGTTGGTGGTGTATTTAAACCTGGTGATGAAGTTATGCATTTACCATCAGGATTAACTTCCAAGATCGCAGCTATTAAAACTATTGACGGTGATATGGAAGAAGCTTTTCCACCCGAAAGTGTTACGTTAATTCTGGAAGATGATATCGATATCAGCAGAGGAGATATGATAGTGCGCGAAAATAACGTGCCTAAGATCGGACAGGAAATTGATATTATGTTGTGCTGGATGGATGATAAAAAACCATTGCAGTTAAATGGTAAATACGCAATTAAACATACAACCCGTGATGCGCGTTGCGTAGTGAAAGAAATTTTATATAAAGTGGATGTAAATACCCTGCACAGAATTCAGGATGTTGACAGTTTATCACTCAATGAAATTGGACGTGTTAAATTGCGTACAACCGTTCCATTATTCTACGACGAATATCGCCGAAACAGAAATACAGGTTCAATAATTATTATTGATGAAGGAACTAATTCAACAGTAGGAGCGGGGATGATAATTGAATAA
- the cysD gene encoding sulfate adenylyltransferase subunit CysD — protein MSYSLTHLKELEAESIFIMREVAAQFENPALLFSGGKDSIVMVFLARKAFWPAKIPFPLVHIDTGHNFPETMEYRDWLVNEVGARLIVGSVEDSIQQGTAVEEQGMNASRNALQTVTLLETLEKNKFDAAMGGARRDEEKARAKERFFSHRDEFGQWDPKNQRPELWNLFNGRKHHGEHFRVFPISNWTEMDVWQYIYQENIPLPKLYFAHQREVIERDGTFISTHPEWVKLRPNEKVISKQIRFRTCGDLPITGAVESDADTVEKIIYEVATTRLTERGNRSDDKRSETSMEDRKKQGYF, from the coding sequence ATGAGTTACAGTTTAACGCACTTAAAAGAATTGGAAGCAGAAAGCATTTTTATAATGCGGGAAGTTGCGGCACAGTTTGAAAATCCTGCCTTATTATTCAGCGGCGGAAAAGATTCTATTGTAATGGTTTTTCTTGCAAGAAAAGCTTTTTGGCCTGCGAAAATTCCTTTCCCATTAGTGCATATTGATACAGGACATAATTTTCCCGAAACAATGGAATATCGCGATTGGCTTGTTAATGAAGTAGGCGCGAGATTAATTGTCGGTTCAGTGGAAGATTCTATTCAACAAGGAACAGCTGTGGAAGAACAGGGAATGAATGCAAGCAGAAATGCTTTGCAAACAGTTACTTTATTGGAAACCTTGGAAAAAAATAAATTCGATGCCGCAATGGGTGGGGCAAGAAGAGATGAAGAAAAGGCCCGTGCAAAAGAAAGATTTTTTTCACACAGAGATGAATTCGGACAGTGGGATCCAAAAAATCAAAGACCTGAATTATGGAATTTATTTAATGGAAGAAAACATCACGGCGAACATTTCCGTGTATTTCCAATTTCTAACTGGACAGAAATGGATGTTTGGCAATATATTTATCAGGAAAATATTCCTCTTCCGAAATTGTATTTCGCACATCAGCGCGAAGTAATTGAAAGAGACGGAACATTTATTTCCACACATCCTGAATGGGTTAAATTACGACCTAACGAAAAGGTAATATCTAAACAAATTCGTTTCAGAACCTGTGGCGATCTTCCTATTACAGGAGCAGTGGAAAGCGATGCAGATACCGTTGAAAAAATTATTTACGAAGTAGCTACAACACGTCTTACTGAACGCGGAAATCGTTCAGACGACAAACGCAGTGAAACATCAATGGAAGACAGAAAAAAACAGGGATATTTTTAA
- the cysC gene encoding adenylyl-sulfate kinase translates to MKEVQENIHPIFDRLLQRIDKEDLLQQTAKVIWLTGLSGSGKSTIAQHLEKILHANGNLTMLLDGDNIRSGINNNLSFSDADRIENIRRIAEVSKLFLNCGIITINSFVSPTNEIRKMAKELIGENDFLEIYINAPLEVCEARDVKGLYKKARAGLIPDFTGITSPFEAPENPALEIRTDKMEIEESVQMLLDFILPVIKK, encoded by the coding sequence ATGAAAGAAGTGCAGGAAAACATTCATCCCATATTCGACAGGCTTTTACAGCGCATTGATAAAGAGGATCTTTTACAGCAGACCGCCAAGGTGATCTGGCTGACCGGCCTTTCAGGTTCGGGGAAAAGTACTATCGCCCAACACCTGGAAAAGATCTTACATGCTAATGGAAACCTTACCATGTTGCTGGATGGAGATAATATCCGTTCAGGAATAAACAACAACCTTTCCTTTTCAGATGCCGACAGAATTGAAAATATTCGCCGAATTGCGGAAGTGAGCAAATTGTTTCTGAATTGCGGGATCATCACCATAAACAGTTTTGTAAGCCCTACCAATGAGATCAGAAAAATGGCGAAGGAACTGATCGGGGAAAATGATTTTCTGGAAATTTATATCAATGCACCACTGGAAGTTTGTGAAGCGCGTGATGTAAAAGGATTATATAAAAAAGCCAGGGCAGGATTGATACCGGATTTTACCGGAATTACTTCACCCTTCGAAGCACCCGAAAATCCCGCATTGGAGATCAGAACAGATAAAATGGAAATTGAGGAAAGTGTGCAGATGTTGCTTGACTTTATTTTACCGGTAATAAAAAAATAA
- a CDS encoding MATE family efflux transporter — MAGQKRNIFKLFIQALKGENVDTTTGSIDRVIFMLAIPMIFEMFMESLFAVVDIFFVSKVSTQAVAVVGLTESTLTIIYSLGFGLSMGATALVARRVGEKNITEAKVTAVQAIYGGIGISLIISIIGLFYSRNILEMMGASPALVDYGVSYTRLMISGNITIMLLFLINGIFRGAGDAGIAMRSLIIANGINIILDPMFIFGIGPFPELGLLGAAVATNIGRTIGVSYQIYHLFNGKSLIHLKGKIFGLKADIIAKLVKVSAGATGQFIIASSSWIFLMSIMSNFGEQVLASYTISIRILIFSILPAWGISNAAATLTGQNLGAGLPERAEKAVWRTGYFNLIFMGIVTVIFVIFPANFLSIFTNEEAVIQEGVKCLRIICMGYIFYGYEMVLANAFNGAGNSKIPTMINFVGFWLIQIPLAYFLAISLELDSSGIYMAIPISESLMAVAFIILFRRGKWKLIKI, encoded by the coding sequence ATGGCTGGTCAAAAAAGAAATATTTTTAAATTATTCATTCAAGCTCTAAAAGGAGAAAATGTAGATACCACAACAGGGAGCATAGATCGCGTAATTTTTATGCTCGCAATTCCCATGATATTTGAAATGTTCATGGAGAGTTTATTTGCGGTGGTGGATATATTTTTTGTGAGCAAGGTTAGTACACAGGCTGTTGCAGTTGTTGGATTAACGGAAAGTACTTTAACCATTATTTATTCGCTGGGTTTCGGATTAAGTATGGGTGCAACTGCTCTGGTTGCAAGAAGAGTTGGTGAGAAAAATATCACGGAAGCCAAAGTAACCGCCGTTCAGGCTATTTACGGCGGTATCGGAATTTCATTGATCATTTCTATTATCGGATTATTTTATTCGAGAAATATTCTCGAAATGATGGGAGCAAGTCCGGCACTTGTAGATTATGGTGTCAGTTACACCCGATTAATGATATCCGGGAATATCACTATCATGTTATTATTTCTCATAAACGGAATTTTTCGAGGAGCAGGTGATGCCGGTATTGCAATGAGAAGCCTCATCATTGCAAATGGTATCAATATCATTCTCGACCCCATGTTTATTTTTGGAATAGGTCCTTTTCCCGAACTCGGTTTATTAGGTGCGGCTGTAGCAACCAATATTGGTAGGACAATCGGTGTTTCCTATCAAATTTATCATCTCTTTAATGGAAAATCGCTCATTCATTTAAAGGGTAAGATATTCGGATTAAAAGCAGATATCATTGCCAAACTTGTAAAAGTATCAGCCGGCGCTACGGGTCAATTTATTATCGCTTCCTCCAGTTGGATATTTTTAATGAGCATTATGAGCAATTTTGGGGAACAGGTGCTCGCGAGTTACACCATCTCCATACGAATTCTCATATTTAGCATATTGCCGGCCTGGGGTATAAGTAATGCCGCCGCAACACTAACAGGTCAAAACCTGGGTGCCGGTCTACCCGAAAGAGCCGAAAAAGCTGTCTGGCGAACGGGTTACTTCAATCTCATCTTTATGGGTATTGTAACCGTTATTTTTGTCATTTTTCCTGCCAATTTCCTGAGCATATTCACGAATGAGGAGGCTGTGATTCAGGAGGGAGTCAAGTGTTTACGTATCATTTGTATGGGTTATATCTTTTATGGTTATGAGATGGTTTTGGCAAATGCTTTTAATGGAGCGGGAAACAGCAAGATTCCAACTATGATCAATTTTGTCGGATTTTGGCTCATACAGATACCCCTGGCATATTTTCTTGCTATCTCTCTGGAACTTGATTCTTCAGGTATTTATATGGCCATTCCAATCTCTGAATCGTTGATGGCTGTTGCTTTCATCATCCTTTTCAGACGGGGGAAATGGAAGCTGATAAAGATCTAA
- a CDS encoding T9SS type A sorting domain-containing protein has translation MRKFSTRVLACMLGLVCMGNLSAQNGADILINSGPCDPIIPLLCSSGVQNPENATDNDINSYATLKTEIGLLSGSFLKVGFSNPAPQGSVVAFYVESEAVLNADLLASLTMRLFNAADEMIAEKLVFTLADIEIDETGKGILKLKVPKGETAVATRLTAGSLLTLSNEIDVYGAVHAPASSSIYADYIYDGGPCNPVTLGCNSGVLNAMQAIDANKNNYAGLVIPFGVSDHAFLDLGFSTPGPASSTVTFTLGTNGTVLGLDLLSKLRLTIFDSDGNVIRNKRGFSLAEVELIGSYQFRLKLKVPNAPGVEIARARVTLNSLVGVLSEVLIYNISYTPKIYFSDYFRQDNILAKNEILVYPNPASEMLMVQKADNNTDDTDIYIYASDGKLMLQELHHSENIISIKINTLPDGMYILNAKSGNELYTKTFIVEN, from the coding sequence ATGAGAAAATTCTCTACAAGAGTTTTAGCATGCATGCTCGGGTTAGTGTGTATGGGTAATCTATCTGCTCAAAATGGTGCGGATATTTTGATCAATTCAGGACCATGTGATCCTATTATTCCATTATTGTGTTCCTCAGGAGTTCAGAATCCTGAAAATGCCACCGACAATGACATTAATTCTTACGCAACTTTAAAAACTGAAATTGGTTTACTCAGCGGTTCCTTTCTTAAAGTAGGATTTAGCAATCCTGCACCTCAAGGTTCTGTTGTTGCATTTTATGTGGAAAGTGAGGCGGTGTTAAATGCTGATCTTCTGGCTTCGCTTACCATGCGTTTATTTAATGCAGCAGATGAAATGATCGCAGAAAAATTAGTTTTTACACTCGCCGACATCGAAATAGATGAAACCGGAAAAGGTATTCTAAAATTAAAGGTTCCTAAAGGAGAAACTGCCGTTGCAACACGTTTAACTGCCGGAAGTTTATTGACATTATCCAATGAGATTGATGTATATGGTGCTGTACATGCTCCAGCTTCAAGCAGCATTTATGCAGATTATATTTATGATGGCGGACCATGCAATCCCGTAACCCTTGGTTGTAATTCAGGCGTGTTGAATGCTATGCAGGCAATTGATGCAAATAAAAATAATTATGCGGGTCTGGTAATTCCTTTTGGGGTTTCCGATCACGCTTTTTTGGATCTTGGTTTTAGTACACCAGGTCCTGCCAGTAGTACTGTTACTTTCACATTGGGTACTAACGGTACCGTATTGGGGTTAGATCTGCTATCCAAGTTAAGGCTCACTATATTTGATTCAGATGGGAATGTGATTAGGAATAAAAGAGGTTTTAGCCTTGCGGAGGTTGAATTAATAGGAAGTTACCAGTTCCGCTTAAAATTAAAAGTTCCAAATGCGCCGGGAGTGGAAATTGCACGTGCAAGAGTAACCTTAAATTCTTTGGTGGGAGTATTATCTGAAGTGCTTATTTATAATATATCTTATACACCAAAAATATATTTTTCCGATTATTTCAGACAGGATAATATTTTAGCTAAAAATGAAATTCTGGTATATCCGAATCCTGCTTCCGAAATGTTAATGGTGCAGAAAGCGGATAACAATACCGACGATACGGATATTTATATTTATGCTTCAGATGGTAAATTAATGCTGCAGGAGTTACATCATTCCGAAAATATTATTTCCATTAAGATAAATACCTTGCCTGATGGAATGTATATATTAAATGCAAAAAGCGGAAACGAATTATATACTAAAACATTTATTGTCGAAAATTAA